The following coding sequences lie in one Candidatus Oleimmundimicrobium sp. genomic window:
- a CDS encoding ABC transporter permease, giving the protein MNTIYTIWLRNVKRYLRSKSRIIGSLGMPLFFLLILGFGLNSVVSVPGMEHDYIRFIIPGVVAMSVLFTSVFSGIQIIWDKQFGFLKETLVAPVSRVEIMLGQTLGGATTALIQGLIILVFSLFLGGSVSSVTGFLVAILFMVLIGLSFTALGIAFASPMEDMHGFQLVMNFVIFPVFGLSGAVFPISTLPPFLRYLTYINPLTYGVEGIRAGLLGTSQINPFVCFFALVGFATFMIFFGGYLFKRMKV; this is encoded by the coding sequence ATGAATACGATATATACGATTTGGTTGAGAAATGTAAAGCGTTATCTGCGTTCGAAAAGCAGGATTATTGGAAGTTTGGGCATGCCCCTTTTTTTTCTGCTAATCCTCGGGTTTGGTCTCAACTCCGTTGTCAGTGTCCCCGGAATGGAGCACGATTATATCAGGTTTATCATTCCCGGTGTTGTAGCTATGAGTGTCTTATTTACTTCGGTGTTTTCCGGGATACAGATAATTTGGGATAAGCAGTTTGGATTTTTAAAGGAGACGCTGGTGGCTCCCGTTTCAAGGGTGGAAATAATGCTGGGTCAAACATTGGGAGGAGCTACCACTGCCCTTATCCAGGGGCTCATAATTTTGGTGTTCTCTCTATTTTTAGGCGGGAGCGTTTCCAGCGTGACAGGATTTTTGGTTGCAATATTGTTTATGGTGCTAATTGGCTTGTCTTTTACCGCTTTGGGAATTGCTTTTGCCTCACCAATGGAAGATATGCACGGATTCCAGCTCGTCATGAACTTTGTAATCTTTCCGGTTTTTGGTCTTTCCGGCGCAGTGTTTCCGATAAGCACTCTGCCTCCTTTTTTAAGGTATCTCACATACATAAATCCTCTCACATATGGTGTTGAAGGGATAAGGGCCGGCCTGTTGGGAACTTCTCAAATAAATCCCTTTGTGTGCTTTTTTGCTTTGGTTGGGTTCGCGACCTTTATGATATTTTTTGGAGGATATTTATTTAAAAGGATGAAGGTTTAA